One window of the Ramlibacter henchirensis genome contains the following:
- a CDS encoding succinate dehydrogenase iron-sulfur subunit, whose amino-acid sequence MQKRTFQIYRYDPDKDAKPYMQTVEITLEGNERMLLDALMKLKAQDPTLSFRRSCREGVCGSDAMNINGKNGLACLTNMLTLKGTIVLKPLPGLPVVRDLIVDMTDFFKQYHSIKPYLVNDSIPPEKERLQSPEEREELDGLYECILCASCSTSCPSFWWNPDKFVGPAGLLQAYRFIADSRDQATAERLDNLEDPYRLFRCHTIMNCTDVCPKGLNPTAAIGKIKELMVRRAV is encoded by the coding sequence ATGCAAAAACGCACTTTCCAGATCTACCGCTACGACCCGGACAAGGACGCCAAGCCGTACATGCAGACGGTCGAGATCACGCTCGAGGGAAACGAGCGGATGCTGCTGGACGCCCTGATGAAGCTCAAGGCGCAGGACCCGACTCTCTCCTTCCGGCGGTCCTGCCGCGAAGGCGTGTGCGGCTCGGACGCCATGAACATCAACGGCAAGAACGGCCTGGCCTGCCTGACCAACATGCTCACGCTGAAAGGCACGATCGTCCTGAAGCCGCTGCCGGGACTGCCGGTGGTCCGCGACCTGATCGTGGACATGACGGACTTCTTCAAGCAGTACCACTCGATCAAGCCCTACCTCGTCAACGACAGCATCCCGCCCGAGAAGGAGCGCCTGCAGTCGCCCGAGGAGCGCGAGGAGCTCGACGGGCTGTACGAGTGCATCCTGTGCGCCAGCTGCTCGACCAGTTGCCCGAGCTTCTGGTGGAACCCGGACAAGTTCGTCGGCCCCGCCGGCCTGCTGCAGGCCTACCGCTTCATCGCCGACAGCCGCGACCAGGCGACCGCCGAGCGCCTCGACAACCTCGAGGACCCGTACCGCCTGTTCCGCTGCCACACGATCATGAACTGCACCGACGTCTGCCCCAAGGGCCTCAACCCCACCGCGGCGATCGGCAAGATCAAGGAGCTGATGGTCCGCCGGGCCGTCTGA
- a CDS encoding succinate dehydrogenase assembly factor 2 has product MGEALLDEHAVGKLRWRCRRGLLENDLFLERFFARHGACLTPRQGQLLEELMQLSDNDLMDLLLCRREPAGELDRPEMRQLLQLLRSR; this is encoded by the coding sequence ATGGGCGAAGCCCTGCTCGACGAACATGCGGTCGGCAAGCTGCGCTGGCGCTGCCGCCGCGGATTGCTGGAGAACGACCTGTTCCTCGAGCGGTTCTTCGCGCGGCACGGCGCCTGTCTCACGCCGCGGCAGGGCCAGCTTCTCGAGGAGCTGATGCAGCTGTCCGACAATGACCTGATGGACCTGCTGCTGTGCCGCCGCGAGCCCGCGGGCGAGCTGGACCGCCCCGAGATGAGGCAGCTGCTGCAGCTGCTGCGCAGCCGCTGA
- the gltA gene encoding citrate synthase, whose product MKLADNKATLSFSNGSPNVELPVYQGTIGPDVIDIRKLYAQTGMFTYDPGFMSTASCQSTITYIDGDKGELLYRGYPIEQLATQCDFLETCHLLLYGELPNETQKKEFVSRVTNHTMVNEQMQFFLRGFRRDAHPMAVMTGLVGALSAFYHDSTDINNPQHREISAIRLIAKMPTLVAMAYKYGIGQPYTYPKNSLSYTANFMRMMFATPCEEYEPNDVLVRAMDRIFILHADHEQNASTSTVRLCGSSGTNPFAAIAAGVACLWGPAHGGANEAALNMLEDIQQMGGVAKIGEFVGKVKDKNSGVRLMGFGHRVYKNYDPRAKLMRETCHEVLDELGLENDPLFKLAMSLEKIALEDEYFVSRKLYPNVDFYSGIVQRAIGIPVNLFTGIFALARTVGWIAQLNEMIGDPEYKIGRPRQLYTGATKRDVKPLAQR is encoded by the coding sequence ATGAAACTCGCCGACAACAAAGCCACCCTGTCGTTCAGCAACGGCAGCCCCAACGTCGAGCTGCCCGTCTACCAGGGCACGATCGGCCCGGACGTGATCGACATCCGCAAGCTGTACGCGCAGACCGGCATGTTCACGTACGACCCGGGGTTCATGTCGACCGCGTCGTGCCAGTCGACCATCACGTATATCGACGGCGACAAGGGCGAGCTGCTGTACCGCGGCTATCCCATCGAGCAGCTGGCCACCCAGTGCGACTTCCTGGAGACCTGCCACCTGCTGCTATACGGCGAGCTGCCGAACGAGACCCAGAAGAAGGAGTTCGTCTCGCGCGTGACCAACCACACCATGGTCAACGAGCAGATGCAGTTCTTCCTGCGCGGCTTCCGCCGCGACGCGCACCCGATGGCGGTGATGACTGGCCTGGTGGGCGCGCTGTCGGCCTTCTATCACGACAGCACCGACATCAATAACCCGCAGCACCGCGAGATCTCGGCCATCCGGCTGATCGCCAAGATGCCGACGCTGGTCGCCATGGCCTACAAGTACGGCATCGGCCAGCCGTACACCTACCCGAAGAACTCGCTGTCCTACACCGCGAACTTCATGCGGATGATGTTCGCGACGCCGTGCGAGGAGTACGAGCCCAACGACGTGCTGGTGCGCGCGATGGACCGCATCTTCATCCTGCACGCCGATCACGAACAGAACGCTTCCACGTCCACGGTGCGGCTGTGCGGCAGCTCGGGCACCAACCCGTTCGCCGCCATCGCGGCCGGCGTGGCGTGCCTCTGGGGCCCGGCGCACGGCGGCGCCAACGAGGCGGCGCTGAACATGCTGGAAGACATCCAGCAGATGGGCGGCGTGGCCAAGATCGGCGAGTTCGTCGGCAAGGTCAAGGACAAGAACTCGGGCGTGCGCCTGATGGGCTTCGGCCACCGCGTGTACAAGAACTACGACCCGCGCGCCAAGCTGATGCGCGAGACCTGCCACGAGGTGCTGGACGAGCTGGGGCTGGAGAACGATCCCTTGTTCAAGCTGGCGATGTCGCTCGAGAAGATCGCGCTCGAAGACGAGTACTTCGTCTCGCGCAAGCTCTACCCCAACGTGGATTTCTATTCGGGCATCGTGCAGCGCGCCATCGGCATCCCGGTCAACCTGTTCACGGGCATCTTCGCGCTGGCCCGCACCGTGGGCTGGATCGCGCAGCTGAACGAGATGATCGGCGACCCGGAGTACAAGATCGGGCGCCCGCGCCAGCTGTACACGGGCGCGACGAAACGCGACGTCAAGCCCCTCGCCCAGCGTTGA
- the leuC gene encoding 3-isopropylmalate dehydratase large subunit encodes MGRTLYDKIWDEHVVHTEEDGTAILYIDRHLVHEVTSPQAFEGLRETGRKVWRISSVVATADHNTPTTGWERGYDGIEDPISKEQVTTLDRNISEFGAAAYFPFLSKQQGIVHVIGPEQGATLPGMTVVCGDSHTSTHGAFGALAHGIGTSEVEHVLATQTLLAKKAKNMLIRVDGQLGRGVTAKDIVLAIIGRIGTAGGTGYTIEFGGSAIRSLTMEGRMTVCNMAIEAGARAGMVAVDEKTIEYLRGRPLSPSGVEWDQAAAYWRTLRSDPDARFDAVVELDASQIVPQVTWGTSPEMVLGVDGRVPDPDKEKDANRRGAMERALDYMGLEPGKPINDIFVDKVFIGSCTNSRIEDMREAAAMVKKLGQKVARNVKLAMVVPGSGVVKEQAEREGLHEIFKAAGFDWREPGCSMCLAMNADRLEPGERCASTSNRNFEGRQGAGGRTHLVSPAMAAAAAVHGHFVDVRQFA; translated from the coding sequence ATGGGACGCACCCTCTACGACAAGATCTGGGACGAGCACGTCGTCCACACCGAGGAAGACGGGACCGCCATCCTGTACATCGACCGCCACCTGGTGCACGAAGTCACCAGCCCGCAGGCGTTCGAAGGCCTGCGCGAGACGGGCCGCAAGGTCTGGCGCATCAGCTCCGTCGTCGCCACGGCCGATCACAACACGCCGACGACCGGCTGGGAGCGCGGCTACGACGGCATCGAAGACCCGATCAGCAAGGAGCAGGTGACCACGCTCGATCGCAACATCTCGGAGTTCGGTGCGGCGGCCTACTTCCCGTTCCTGTCCAAGCAGCAGGGCATCGTGCACGTGATCGGTCCCGAGCAGGGGGCGACGCTTCCCGGGATGACAGTCGTCTGCGGCGACTCGCACACGTCCACGCACGGTGCGTTCGGCGCCCTCGCCCACGGCATCGGCACCAGCGAGGTGGAGCACGTGCTCGCCACGCAGACGCTGCTGGCCAAGAAGGCGAAGAACATGCTGATCCGCGTCGACGGCCAGCTGGGCCGAGGCGTGACGGCCAAGGACATCGTGCTGGCCATCATCGGCCGCATCGGCACCGCCGGCGGCACTGGCTACACGATCGAATTCGGCGGCTCCGCGATCCGCTCGCTGACGATGGAAGGCCGGATGACGGTCTGCAACATGGCGATCGAGGCCGGCGCGCGCGCGGGCATGGTTGCCGTCGACGAAAAGACGATCGAGTACCTGAGGGGCCGGCCGCTCTCGCCGTCGGGCGTGGAGTGGGACCAGGCCGCCGCCTACTGGCGCACGCTGCGCTCCGATCCCGACGCCAGGTTCGACGCCGTGGTCGAACTCGATGCCTCGCAGATCGTTCCGCAGGTTACCTGGGGCACCTCGCCCGAGATGGTGCTGGGGGTCGACGGCCGTGTGCCCGATCCCGACAAGGAGAAGGACGCCAACCGGCGCGGTGCGATGGAGCGCGCCCTGGACTACATGGGCCTGGAGCCCGGCAAGCCGATCAACGACATCTTCGTCGACAAGGTGTTCATCGGCTCGTGCACCAACAGCCGCATCGAGGACATGCGCGAGGCCGCCGCGATGGTCAAGAAGCTGGGGCAGAAGGTCGCCCGCAACGTCAAGCTGGCGATGGTGGTCCCGGGGTCGGGCGTGGTGAAGGAGCAGGCCGAGCGCGAGGGCCTGCACGAGATCTTCAAGGCCGCGGGCTTCGACTGGCGCGAGCCGGGCTGCTCGATGTGCCTCGCGATGAACGCGGACCGGCTGGAGCCCGGCGAGCGCTGCGCGTCGACCAGCAACCGAAACTTCGAAGGCCGGCAGGGCGCGGGCGGCCGCACCCATCTCGTGAGCCCCGCGATGGCGGCCGCCGCGGCGGTGCACGGCCATTTCGTCGACGTCCGCCAGTTCGCCTGA
- the leuD gene encoding 3-isopropylmalate dehydratase small subunit, which yields MNKFTVHKGVVAPMDRENVDTDAIIPKQFLKSIRKTGFGPNLFDEWRYLDPGYPGQDPASRKPNPDFVLNQPRYRGASILLARKNFGCGSSREHAPWALEQYGFRALIAPSYADIFFNNSFKNGILPIVLPEATVSSLFDEVNAFPGYELTIDLERQVIVRPQGEEIAFDVQPFRKYCLINGFDDIGLTLRHRDKIKAFEAERLAAKPWLAHTLNG from the coding sequence ATGAACAAGTTCACCGTGCACAAGGGCGTGGTCGCCCCCATGGACCGGGAGAACGTCGACACCGACGCGATCATCCCCAAGCAGTTCCTCAAGTCGATCCGCAAGACCGGTTTCGGCCCCAACCTGTTCGACGAGTGGCGCTACCTCGACCCGGGCTATCCGGGGCAGGACCCGGCCAGCCGCAAGCCGAACCCGGACTTCGTGCTGAACCAGCCGCGTTACCGCGGCGCCTCGATCCTGCTGGCGCGCAAGAACTTCGGCTGCGGCTCCTCGCGCGAGCACGCGCCCTGGGCGCTGGAGCAGTACGGCTTCCGCGCGCTGATCGCGCCGAGCTACGCCGACATCTTCTTCAACAACAGTTTCAAGAACGGCATCCTGCCGATCGTGCTGCCGGAGGCCACGGTCTCCAGCCTGTTCGACGAGGTGAACGCCTTCCCGGGCTACGAGCTCACCATCGACCTCGAGCGGCAGGTGATCGTCAGGCCGCAGGGCGAGGAGATCGCCTTCGATGTGCAGCCCTTCCGCAAGTACTGCCTGATCAACGGATTCGATGACATCGGCCTGACGCTGCGGCACAGGGACAAGATCAAGGCCTTCGAAGCCGAGCGCCTGGCCGCCAAGCCCTGGCTCGCCCACACCCTGAACGGATGA
- the leuB gene encoding 3-isopropylmalate dehydrogenase produces MKIAVLPGDGIGTEIVAEAVKVLKVLDLKFEMETAPVGGAAYEAHGHPLPESTLKLAKAADAILFGAVGDWKYDKLERALRPEQAILGLRKHLGLFANFRPAICYEQLTHASSLKPELVAGLDILIIRELTGDIYFGQPRGRRTAPDGHFPGTEEAFDTMRYTRPEIERIAHVAFQAARKRSKRVTSVDKANVLETFQLWKDVVTEIGRQYPDVALDHMYVDNAAMQLVKAPKKFDVVVTGNMFGDILSDEAAMLTGSIGMLPSASLNAGNQGLYEPSHGSAPDIAGKGIANPLATILSAAMMLRFSLNQPEAADRIESAVKHVLASGLRTADIHSDGTTRVGTREMGDAVVAAITKKTTKG; encoded by the coding sequence ATGAAGATTGCAGTGCTGCCGGGCGATGGCATCGGCACCGAGATCGTGGCCGAGGCAGTCAAGGTCCTGAAGGTCCTGGACCTCAAGTTCGAGATGGAGACGGCGCCGGTCGGCGGCGCGGCGTACGAGGCACATGGCCATCCGCTGCCCGAGTCGACGCTCAAGCTCGCGAAGGCGGCCGACGCCATCCTGTTCGGCGCGGTGGGCGACTGGAAGTACGACAAGCTCGAACGCGCGCTGCGTCCGGAGCAGGCCATCCTCGGCCTGCGAAAGCACCTGGGCCTGTTCGCCAATTTCCGTCCGGCGATCTGCTACGAGCAGCTCACGCATGCTTCGAGCCTCAAGCCGGAGCTGGTGGCGGGACTGGACATCCTCATCATCCGCGAGCTGACCGGCGACATCTACTTCGGCCAGCCGCGCGGCCGCCGCACCGCGCCCGATGGTCACTTCCCCGGGACCGAAGAAGCGTTCGACACGATGCGCTACACGCGCCCGGAGATCGAGCGCATCGCGCACGTCGCGTTCCAGGCCGCCCGCAAGCGCAGCAAGCGCGTGACCAGCGTGGACAAGGCCAACGTGCTCGAGACGTTCCAGCTGTGGAAGGACGTGGTCACCGAAATCGGCAGGCAGTACCCGGACGTGGCGCTGGACCACATGTACGTGGACAACGCGGCCATGCAGCTGGTGAAGGCGCCCAAGAAGTTCGATGTGGTGGTCACCGGCAACATGTTCGGCGACATCCTGTCCGACGAAGCGGCGATGCTCACCGGCTCCATCGGCATGCTGCCCTCGGCGAGCCTGAACGCCGGGAACCAGGGCCTGTACGAACCGAGTCACGGCAGCGCGCCGGACATCGCCGGCAAGGGAATCGCCAACCCTTTGGCTACAATCCTTTCCGCTGCCATGATGCTCCGCTTCTCCCTGAACCAGCCCGAAGCCGCCGACCGGATCGAATCCGCGGTGAAGCACGTGCTCGCGTCCGGGCTGCGCACGGCGGACATCCACTCCGATGGCACCACGAGAGTCGGCACCCGCGAGATGGGCGACGCCGTCGTGGCCGCGATTACCAAGAAAACCACCAAGGGCTAG
- the asd gene encoding aspartate-semialdehyde dehydrogenase gives MALNKAQQPLVGLVGWRGMVGSVLMDRMQAEGDFGLIEPVFFSTSNAGGKAPSQAKNEALLKDAFDIEALKKCDVVITAQGGDYTTEVYPKLRAAGWTGHWIDAASTLRMKDDAVIILDPVNMPVIRNALAKGGRNWIGGNCTVSCMLMGVGALYKAGLVEWMSSMTYQAASGGGAQHMRELLTQFGALNAEVKALLDDPKSAILEIDRKVLGRQQSMADHEMENFGVPLGGSLIPWIDKDLGGGVSREEWKAGAETNKILGQGPGFGSAAVPVDGFCVRVGAMRCHSQALTFKLKKDVPLADIEAMIAADNGWVRVVPNTREATLKDLTPVAVTGTLNIPVGRLRKMAMGPEYLGAFTIGDQLLWGAAEPLRRMLRILLDA, from the coding sequence ATGGCACTCAACAAGGCACAACAACCGCTCGTCGGCCTGGTCGGCTGGCGCGGCATGGTCGGCTCGGTCCTGATGGACCGCATGCAGGCCGAAGGCGACTTCGGCCTGATCGAGCCGGTCTTCTTCTCCACTTCCAATGCCGGTGGCAAGGCGCCCTCACAGGCGAAGAACGAGGCGCTCCTGAAGGACGCCTTCGACATCGAGGCGCTGAAGAAGTGCGACGTCGTCATCACCGCCCAGGGCGGCGACTACACCACTGAGGTGTACCCGAAACTGCGCGCCGCGGGTTGGACCGGGCACTGGATCGACGCCGCTTCCACGCTGCGGATGAAGGACGACGCCGTCATCATCCTGGACCCGGTGAACATGCCGGTCATCAGGAACGCGCTCGCCAAGGGCGGACGCAACTGGATCGGCGGCAACTGCACGGTGAGCTGCATGCTGATGGGCGTCGGCGCGCTCTACAAGGCCGGGCTGGTCGAGTGGATGAGCAGCATGACGTACCAGGCCGCGTCCGGCGGCGGCGCGCAGCACATGCGCGAACTGCTCACGCAGTTCGGCGCGCTCAACGCGGAAGTGAAGGCTCTGCTGGACGACCCCAAGTCGGCCATCCTCGAGATCGACCGCAAGGTGCTCGGCCGCCAGCAGTCGATGGCGGATCATGAGATGGAGAACTTCGGCGTGCCGCTGGGCGGCTCGCTCATCCCCTGGATCGACAAGGACCTCGGCGGTGGCGTCTCGCGTGAGGAATGGAAGGCCGGCGCGGAGACCAACAAGATCCTCGGCCAGGGTCCCGGCTTCGGCAGCGCGGCCGTTCCGGTCGACGGCTTCTGCGTGCGCGTGGGTGCGATGCGTTGCCACAGCCAGGCGCTGACCTTCAAGCTCAAGAAGGACGTGCCGCTGGCCGACATCGAAGCCATGATCGCCGCCGACAACGGGTGGGTGCGGGTGGTGCCGAACACGCGCGAGGCGACGTTGAAGGACCTGACACCCGTGGCGGTCACGGGCACGCTCAACATTCCGGTCGGTCGCCTTCGCAAGATGGCGATGGGGCCGGAGTACCTCGGCGCCTTCACCATCGGCGACCAGCTGCTGTGGGGTGCGGCCGAACCGTTGCGCCGAATGCTGCGCATCCTGCTCGACGCTTGA
- a CDS encoding FimV/HubP family polar landmark protein yields MGASTTTNTRQWQATAVALAAAALLSLPSTPAQALALGRVTVQSALGEPLRVEVDVPEITPDEVASLKVNVAPQEAFRAAGLEYSPALSGINVSLQRRSDGRYYLRLASDRPVQEPFVDLILETAWASGRIVRDFTMLFDPPSMRQGQTPMTAQVTPSTSPVQSGSATAKTESRAAPAAAAPVTRGPAAPASAPAAGSATSGEGKQVTVQAGETAGRIAAANKHETVSLDQMLVALLRGNPSAFVDGNVNRLRAGTVLNMPTIEQAQAIPAAEATQTLVAQSRDFNEFRRRLAEGVATAPATGSSREASGRVQAQVEEKRPAATAADKLTLSKGGVQARGAEDRVAQNRASQDAATRVAELDRNISELNKLTGSVPAASASAPKANTWAPAPSATAAARPASGPALPSVALPSAATTAAPAQAAAASAPAKASTPVAAAAPASAPVATPAATPASAPAATSVTPATPASAPDTSAAAASTPPASAPAVPATAARPPAPAPAVEEPSFIDELLGNPMVPAALGGILALLLGVGGWRTYQRRKSAQVDSSFLESRLQPDSFFGASGGQRIDTAEGAPTGSSMVYSPSQLDAAGDVDPVAEADVYLAYGRDLQAEEILKEALRINPQRIAIHVKLLEIYSKRRDAKAFEHLAGDAYSITRGEGPEWARVCELGLELDPSNPMYQPGGHPSGGAPLAPLAPAAAPVAAVAASAALAGASAKAAQDTGSSAVDLDLDFSLDDAPAAASTAPGALQTSSFTATRPAAATPSLDTNFAGATSKAAEANAVSLEAPQLTLPENGLDFKPEPVKASPAAASAPVASAPADGMLEFDLGGLSLDLPGASTAPAAKQASEPGDSAMSTTGLEVVDAGGEDPLATKLALAQEFNAIGDADGARSLAQEVIAEASGDLKSKAQKFLAEIG; encoded by the coding sequence GTGGGGGCCTCAACAACGACGAACACGCGGCAGTGGCAAGCCACTGCCGTCGCGCTTGCCGCCGCCGCGCTGTTGAGCCTGCCGTCCACTCCCGCGCAGGCGCTCGCGCTGGGCCGCGTCACGGTCCAGTCGGCCCTGGGCGAACCGCTGCGGGTGGAAGTCGACGTTCCCGAGATCACTCCGGATGAGGTCGCCAGCCTGAAGGTCAACGTCGCCCCGCAGGAAGCCTTCCGTGCGGCGGGCCTGGAATACAGCCCGGCGCTTTCCGGCATCAACGTTTCGCTGCAGCGCCGCTCCGACGGCCGCTATTACCTGCGGCTGGCCAGCGATCGGCCCGTGCAGGAGCCCTTCGTCGACCTGATCCTGGAGACTGCGTGGGCTTCCGGCCGCATCGTGCGCGACTTCACGATGCTCTTCGACCCGCCGAGCATGCGGCAGGGCCAGACGCCGATGACCGCGCAGGTCACGCCGTCCACTTCGCCGGTCCAGTCGGGCAGCGCAACGGCCAAGACTGAGTCACGCGCGGCCCCGGCGGCTGCAGCCCCCGTCACTCGCGGCCCCGCCGCTCCGGCGTCGGCTCCCGCTGCCGGATCCGCAACTTCCGGCGAAGGCAAGCAGGTCACCGTGCAGGCCGGCGAGACCGCCGGCCGCATCGCGGCAGCCAACAAGCACGAAACCGTTTCGCTCGACCAGATGCTGGTCGCGCTGCTTCGCGGCAACCCGAGCGCATTCGTCGACGGCAACGTCAACCGCCTGCGTGCCGGCACGGTGCTCAACATGCCGACGATCGAGCAGGCGCAAGCCATTCCGGCGGCCGAAGCCACCCAGACGCTGGTGGCGCAGAGCCGCGACTTCAACGAATTCCGCCGCCGCCTGGCCGAAGGCGTGGCGACCGCGCCCGCCACGGGCAGCAGCCGCGAAGCCAGCGGACGCGTCCAGGCCCAGGTCGAAGAAAAGCGCCCCGCCGCCACGGCTGCCGACAAGCTGACCCTGTCCAAGGGCGGCGTGCAAGCACGCGGCGCCGAGGACCGTGTCGCGCAGAACCGCGCGTCGCAAGACGCCGCCACCCGCGTCGCCGAACTCGACCGCAACATCAGCGAGCTGAACAAGCTCACGGGCTCCGTTCCGGCCGCCTCGGCCAGTGCGCCCAAGGCCAACACCTGGGCACCCGCGCCGTCCGCAACTGCCGCGGCCCGTCCGGCGTCGGGTCCCGCGTTGCCGTCCGTCGCGCTGCCTTCTGCCGCAACCACGGCGGCCCCCGCCCAAGCGGCGGCTGCTTCCGCCCCGGCCAAGGCCAGCACTCCCGTTGCCGCTGCGGCGCCTGCCAGCGCACCGGTCGCGACGCCTGCTGCGACCCCGGCTTCCGCCCCGGCTGCAACTTCGGTCACGCCTGCAACGCCGGCTTCGGCTCCGGACACCAGCGCCGCCGCTGCATCCACGCCGCCCGCCTCCGCCCCTGCCGTCCCAGCGACGGCGGCACGCCCGCCCGCGCCTGCTCCCGCAGTCGAGGAGCCCAGCTTCATCGACGAGTTGCTGGGCAACCCGATGGTCCCGGCCGCGCTCGGCGGTATCCTGGCGCTTCTGCTGGGTGTCGGGGGCTGGCGTACTTACCAGCGGCGTAAGTCGGCGCAGGTCGACAGCTCCTTCCTCGAGAGCCGCCTGCAGCCCGATTCGTTCTTCGGCGCCAGCGGCGGGCAGCGCATCGACACGGCCGAAGGCGCGCCCACCGGCTCCTCGATGGTCTACTCGCCCAGCCAGCTCGACGCGGCCGGTGACGTCGACCCCGTGGCCGAAGCCGACGTGTACCTGGCCTACGGCCGCGACCTGCAGGCCGAGGAAATCCTCAAGGAAGCCCTGCGGATCAACCCGCAGCGCATCGCCATCCACGTCAAGCTGCTGGAGATCTACTCCAAGCGCCGGGACGCCAAGGCGTTCGAACACCTGGCCGGCGACGCGTACAGCATCACCCGCGGCGAAGGTCCCGAGTGGGCCCGGGTCTGCGAACTCGGGCTGGAACTCGATCCTTCCAATCCGATGTACCAGCCGGGCGGCCATCCCTCGGGCGGCGCGCCTCTCGCGCCTCTCGCGCCTGCCGCGGCGCCGGTTGCAGCCGTGGCTGCTTCGGCCGCACTGGCGGGCGCCAGCGCGAAGGCAGCCCAAGACACCGGCTCCTCCGCCGTCGATCTGGACCTGGACTTTTCGCTGGACGATGCTCCCGCCGCGGCCAGCACGGCTCCGGGCGCACTGCAGACGAGCAGCTTCACGGCCACCAGGCCGGCGGCGGCTACGCCCTCGCTGGACACGAATTTCGCGGGCGCCACTTCGAAAGCGGCTGAAGCAAACGCCGTTTCCCTCGAGGCACCGCAGCTGACGCTGCCCGAGAACGGCCTCGACTTCAAGCCCGAGCCGGTCAAGGCCTCGCCCGCCGCAGCCTCTGCTCCGGTGGCTTCGGCCCCTGCCGATGGCATGCTCGAGTTCGACCTTGGCGGCCTCTCGCTCGACCTGCCCGGTGCGTCCACCGCGCCTGCGGCCAAGCAAGCCTCCGAACCCGGCGACTCCGCCATGAGCACCACCGGCCTCGAGGTGGTGGATGCCGGCGGCGAAGACCCGCTCGCCACCAAGCTCGCGCTCGCGCAGGAATTCAACGCCATCGGCGACGCCGACGGCGCCCGCAGCCTGGCCCAGGAAGTCATCGCCGAGGCCTCCGGCGACCTCAAGAGCAAGGCCCAGAAGTTCCTGGCGGAGATCGGCTGA
- the truA gene encoding tRNA pseudouridine(38-40) synthase TruA produces the protein MRWALGISYLGQAYDGWQSQPSGRTIQDHLESALAQFAAQPVSTVCAGRTDAGVHGLMQVVHFDTEVTREPFSWVRGTNSFLPPDIAVQWAQAVPDEFHSRASALARRYAYVLLESPVRPSIESGRAGWVFRPLDEAALREAATRLLGEHDFTSFRASACQAKSPVKTMRRIDITRHGPYWRFEFEANAFLHHMIRNIMGCLLAVGQGQRTPEWIAEVLAARDRDAAAPTFPPDGLYFLGPIYEPRWGLPDRTAAYDWLP, from the coding sequence GTGAGGTGGGCCCTCGGCATCAGCTACCTCGGACAGGCTTACGACGGCTGGCAAAGCCAGCCGTCGGGCCGGACGATCCAGGACCACCTCGAATCCGCCCTCGCCCAGTTCGCGGCGCAACCGGTGTCCACCGTCTGCGCAGGCCGCACCGACGCGGGCGTGCACGGCCTGATGCAGGTCGTCCACTTCGACACCGAAGTGACGCGGGAGCCCTTTTCCTGGGTTCGCGGCACCAACAGCTTCCTGCCACCCGATATCGCCGTGCAGTGGGCGCAGGCCGTCCCGGACGAATTCCACTCGCGCGCCAGCGCCCTCGCCCGCCGCTACGCCTATGTGCTGCTGGAATCGCCGGTGCGACCGAGCATCGAAAGCGGCCGCGCCGGCTGGGTGTTCCGGCCGCTCGATGAAGCCGCCTTGCGTGAAGCCGCCACGCGGCTGCTCGGCGAACACGACTTCACCTCCTTCCGCGCTTCTGCGTGCCAGGCGAAGTCGCCGGTGAAGACGATGCGCCGAATCGACATCACGCGGCATGGCCCGTACTGGCGCTTCGAGTTCGAAGCCAACGCCTTCCTGCACCACATGATCCGCAACATCATGGGTTGCCTCCTCGCGGTCGGCCAGGGACAGCGGACGCCTGAGTGGATCGCCGAGGTGCTCGCGGCGCGCGATCGCGATGCGGCCGCGCCCACCTTTCCGCCCGACGGCCTGTACTTCCTCGGTCCGATCTACGAGCCCCGCTGGGGCTTGCCCGATCGCACCGCCGCCTATGATTGGCTGCCATGA